In Actinomadura citrea, a single window of DNA contains:
- a CDS encoding PspA/IM30 family protein, which translates to MSVMKRMSMIFKSKANKALDRMEDPRETLDYSYQRQLEMLQKVRRGVADVATSRKRLELQINQLEQQQSKLTDQGKKALQVGREDLAREALTRRSGLESQLGDLRGQYQQLQGEEEKLTLASQRLQAKVDSFRTRKETIKATYTAAEAQTKINEAFSGISEEMGDVGLAIQRAEEKTDTMKARAGAIDELLASGALEDFSGPKDDIQAELDRMGSGPGVDMELERLKAELGQGPAPKELNQGSPTAQPHQQQQDTPQQAPWPQNPGGAQ; encoded by the coding sequence ATGAGCGTGATGAAGCGAATGTCGATGATCTTCAAGTCCAAGGCGAACAAGGCCCTGGACCGGATGGAAGACCCTCGGGAGACCCTCGATTACTCCTACCAGCGCCAGCTGGAGATGCTGCAGAAGGTCCGTCGCGGGGTCGCCGACGTTGCCACCTCGCGCAAGCGTCTCGAGTTGCAGATCAACCAGCTCGAACAGCAGCAGAGCAAGCTGACCGACCAGGGCAAGAAGGCGCTGCAGGTGGGCCGCGAGGATCTCGCCCGCGAGGCGCTGACCCGCCGCTCCGGCCTGGAGAGCCAGCTGGGGGACCTGCGCGGGCAGTACCAGCAGTTGCAGGGCGAGGAGGAGAAGCTCACGCTCGCCTCCCAGCGGCTGCAGGCCAAGGTCGACTCCTTCCGCACCCGCAAGGAGACGATCAAGGCGACCTACACGGCCGCCGAGGCGCAGACCAAGATCAACGAAGCGTTCTCCGGCATCTCCGAGGAGATGGGCGACGTCGGCCTGGCGATCCAGCGCGCCGAGGAGAAGACCGACACGATGAAGGCGCGCGCCGGCGCGATCGACGAGCTGCTGGCCTCCGGCGCCCTGGAGGACTTCTCCGGTCCCAAGGACGACATCCAGGCCGAGCTCGACCGGATGGGCTCCGGCCCCGGCGTCGACATGGAGCTGGAACGTCTCAAGGCCGAACTCGGCCAGGGCCCCGCCCCCAAGGAGCTGAACCAGGGCTCGCCGACCGCCCAGCCGCACCAGCAGCAGCAGGACACCCCCCAGCAGGCCCCGTGGCCGCAGAACCCCGGGGGTGCCCAGTGA
- a CDS encoding DsbA family protein yields MPAGPPPGRRGGGLVIALVGAGLVLVLAVAAVFVLLVRGGDDGGGDGDVGPMRVGKIAGGAEATPLADGSLAMARPGVTAPVVDIYEDFACPPCGAFDRKHDPMLKQLAVEGRAKVVFHPMLIFGEATQPAHDNSLRAAAALRCVTDGAHWLSYQDALYAHQPANENATGYVTQDLLSYAEPLGLTSDEFTSCVKGQRHAGSVKTVSQGYISSGIQGTPSVRVNGRTLSQSDTESPDALRRAIEAAA; encoded by the coding sequence ATGCCCGCCGGGCCCCCGCCCGGGCGCCGCGGCGGCGGCCTGGTGATCGCGCTGGTCGGGGCGGGGCTCGTCCTGGTGCTGGCGGTGGCGGCCGTCTTCGTCCTCCTCGTCCGCGGCGGCGACGACGGGGGAGGCGACGGCGACGTGGGCCCGATGAGGGTCGGCAAGATCGCCGGCGGCGCGGAGGCCACGCCCCTCGCGGACGGGAGCCTCGCCATGGCCCGGCCGGGCGTCACGGCGCCGGTCGTCGACATCTACGAGGACTTCGCCTGCCCGCCCTGCGGCGCCTTCGACCGCAAGCACGACCCGATGCTCAAGCAACTGGCCGTCGAAGGGCGCGCCAAGGTCGTCTTCCACCCGATGCTGATCTTCGGTGAGGCCACGCAGCCAGCCCATGACAACTCGCTGCGGGCCGCGGCGGCGCTGCGCTGCGTCACCGACGGCGCCCACTGGCTGTCCTACCAGGACGCCCTCTACGCCCATCAGCCCGCGAACGAGAACGCCACCGGCTACGTGACCCAGGACCTGCTCTCCTACGCCGAGCCGCTGGGGCTCACGAGCGACGAGTTCACGTCGTGCGTGAAGGGGCAGCGCCACGCCGGCAGCGTGAAGACCGTCAGCCAGGGCTACATCTCGTCCGGGATCCAGGGGACGCCGAGCGTGCGGGTCAACGGGCGGACGCTCAGCCAGTCCGACACCGAGAGCCCCGACGCGCTGCGCCGCGCCATAGAGGCCGCCGCCTGA
- a CDS encoding bifunctional adenosylcobinamide kinase/adenosylcobinamide-phosphate guanylyltransferase: protein MDIELRGVAAAQGWPAPGCRCASCGRLRAAGVRHEPFTAAVDGVALEDLPRTDVPGGYEVLAPGGGRALVAAGPGARPEPSAGVEYEAVLLDLAGSPDHLGYLRHTGAVTPRTRVMAVHLDHRLSSPSELERRMAFWNRSEHGPFRTLLLGGSRSGKSAEAELRLAACSDVLYIATGPVRDDDPEWADRVAAHRLRRPAWWRTAETTGLAGALASATGPVLVDGIGTWLAAAMSETDAWEEPSRVEPLVDALVAAWRGTAARVVAVSDEVGLSLVPTTVSGRAFRDVLGRANQRLAAESEEAALVVAGRVTELR from the coding sequence ATGGACATCGAGCTTCGCGGCGTCGCCGCCGCACAGGGCTGGCCGGCGCCGGGATGCCGGTGCGCGTCGTGCGGCCGGCTGCGCGCGGCCGGCGTCCGGCACGAGCCGTTCACCGCCGCCGTCGACGGCGTCGCGCTGGAGGACCTGCCGCGGACGGACGTGCCCGGCGGTTATGAGGTCCTCGCGCCCGGCGGAGGGCGCGCGCTGGTGGCGGCGGGCCCGGGGGCCAGGCCGGAGCCGTCCGCGGGCGTCGAGTACGAGGCCGTGCTGCTGGACCTGGCCGGATCGCCGGACCATCTGGGATACCTGCGCCACACCGGGGCCGTGACGCCGCGGACGCGGGTCATGGCCGTTCACCTCGACCACCGCTTGTCCTCGCCGTCCGAGCTGGAGCGGCGCATGGCCTTCTGGAACCGCTCCGAGCACGGCCCGTTCCGGACGCTGCTCCTCGGCGGAAGCCGGTCGGGCAAGTCGGCCGAGGCGGAGTTGCGCCTGGCCGCCTGCTCGGACGTCCTTTACATCGCGACCGGCCCCGTCCGGGACGACGACCCGGAATGGGCCGACCGCGTCGCCGCGCACCGGCTGCGCCGGCCGGCGTGGTGGCGCACCGCGGAGACGACCGGGCTCGCCGGCGCGCTCGCGTCGGCGACCGGCCCGGTGCTGGTGGACGGCATCGGCACCTGGCTCGCGGCCGCGATGTCCGAGACGGACGCCTGGGAGGAGCCGTCCCGAGTGGAGCCGCTGGTGGACGCCCTCGTCGCGGCCTGGCGGGGCACGGCGGCGCGGGTCGTCGCGGTGAGCGACGAGGTCGGCCTGTCCCTGGTGCCGACGACGGTGTCCGGGCGCGCGTTCCGGGACGTCCTCGGCCGGGCCAACCAGCGGCTCGCGGCCGAGTCCGAGGAGGCGGCGCTGGTCGTCGCGGGCCGCGTCACGGAGCTCCGGTGA
- a CDS encoding DUF3043 domain-containing protein — MFKRRTPEAPPDPPQVVKPDGKGRPTPKRSEAEKRRRQPITAPATRKEAYKKVRERQATDRAKARAGMAKGDEKHLLKRDRGPVRRMARDYVDSRRTVGSYLMYAMFAIVLLSLLPIPAARLLVLFAPPLLLVVVFAEGFLLSRGIKRLAVERYPGEDAKGVGMYAAMRAMQIRRLRIPNPRVRLGEKDKV; from the coding sequence GTGTTCAAGCGTCGTACCCCGGAGGCCCCGCCGGATCCTCCTCAGGTAGTAAAGCCCGACGGCAAGGGCCGTCCCACGCCCAAGCGCAGCGAGGCCGAGAAGCGCCGCCGACAGCCGATCACGGCGCCGGCGACCCGCAAGGAGGCCTACAAGAAGGTGCGGGAACGGCAGGCCACCGATCGCGCCAAGGCGCGCGCGGGCATGGCCAAGGGCGACGAGAAGCACCTGCTCAAGCGGGACAGGGGCCCCGTGCGCCGGATGGCCCGCGACTACGTCGACTCGCGGCGCACGGTCGGCTCCTACCTGATGTACGCGATGTTCGCGATCGTGCTGCTCAGCCTGCTGCCGATCCCGGCGGCCCGGCTGCTGGTCCTGTTCGCGCCGCCGCTGCTGCTCGTGGTGGTGTTCGCGGAGGGCTTCCTGCTGAGCCGCGGCATCAAGCGGCTGGCCGTCGAGCGCTACCCCGGCGAGGACGCCAAGGGCGTCGGCATGTACGCCGCGATGCGCGCGATGCAGATCCGCCGGCTGCGGATCCCGAACCCGCGGGTGCGCCTCGGCGAGAAGGACAAGGTATGA
- a CDS encoding TIGR01777 family oxidoreductase encodes MRVTVTGSSGLIGSALVQSLRGDGHDVVRLVRREPSRPDEARWSPADGCVDKESLERADAVVHLAGAGVGDRPWTKAYKQKIRDSRLVGTRTLAEAIAAASPRPRVLVCGSAIGYYGDTGDREVDEDSPAGEGFLAGLVRDWEAAAAPAREAGVRVVHPRTGVVLAREGGVLGRTLPLFRFGVGGDLGDGRQWTSWISLPDEVAALRFLIDTEIAGPVNLTAPNPVTNDAYTKAVGRALHRPARLSVPKFALRAALGGFADEGPLVSQRVLPRRLLDAGFRFAHEDVGSAVAAVL; translated from the coding sequence ATGAGGGTCACCGTCACGGGCTCGTCGGGCCTCATCGGCTCGGCGCTGGTGCAGTCGCTTCGGGGGGACGGCCACGACGTCGTCCGGCTGGTGCGCAGGGAGCCGTCCCGCCCCGACGAGGCGCGCTGGTCGCCCGCCGACGGCTGCGTCGACAAGGAGTCGCTGGAGCGCGCCGACGCCGTCGTGCACCTGGCGGGCGCCGGGGTCGGCGACCGGCCGTGGACGAAGGCGTACAAGCAGAAGATCCGCGACAGCCGCCTGGTCGGCACCCGCACGCTCGCCGAGGCGATCGCGGCGGCCTCGCCCCGGCCCCGCGTGCTGGTCTGCGGGTCGGCGATCGGCTACTACGGCGACACCGGCGACCGGGAGGTCGACGAGGACTCTCCCGCCGGTGAGGGCTTCCTCGCCGGCCTCGTCCGCGACTGGGAGGCCGCGGCCGCCCCCGCGCGCGAGGCCGGGGTCCGCGTCGTGCACCCGCGGACGGGCGTCGTGCTGGCCCGCGAGGGGGGCGTCCTCGGGCGCACCCTCCCGCTGTTCAGGTTCGGCGTCGGCGGCGACCTCGGCGACGGCCGGCAGTGGACGAGCTGGATCTCCCTCCCCGACGAGGTCGCGGCCCTGCGGTTCCTCATCGACACCGAGATCGCCGGACCGGTCAACCTGACCGCCCCGAACCCGGTGACCAACGACGCCTACACCAAGGCGGTCGGCCGCGCCCTGCACCGTCCGGCGCGGCTGTCGGTCCCGAAGTTCGCGCTGCGCGCCGCGCTCGGCGGCTTCGCCGACGAGGGGCCGCTGGTCAGCCAGCGGGTCCTGCCGCGCCGGCTGCTGGACGCCGGGTTCCGGTTCGCGCACGAGGACGTCGGGTCGGCGGTCGCCGCCGTCCTCTGA
- a CDS encoding leucyl aminopeptidase, producing MLDPKGRNRSPGGLTSGYVTSISLDSADLTGLDVDAIVIGVVPAEAGAAPADGAQALDRAMDDRLTDALGALGATGKAGEVTRLPSLGAVPAKVIVAAGLGEDPSAEDLRRAAGAAVRSLAGTARVAVALPAAGAEDVEAVALGALLGAYSFDTFRTGNGRKGPVEEIRLVAPVSEEAALGRARTLAASVTLVRDLVNTPPSHLSPEDFAGEAERVAAETGLAIEILDEKALVEGGYGGIAGVGQGSVNPPRLVRLAYTHPEASKTLALVGKGITFDSGGLSLKPSEAMDWMKSDMGGAAAVLGALAAIAELRPAVNVVGYLALAENMPSGTAQRPSDVLRIYGGTTVEVLNTDAEGRLVLADALVRAGEDSPDLIVDVATLTGAQLVALGTRTTGVMANDDGVREKVVAAAERAGEPSWGMPLPPELRKGLDSAVADIANISGERWGGMLVAGTFLKEFVPDGVKWAHLDIAGPAFHKGEPYGYTPKGGTGAAARTLVQLAEDVAAGVL from the coding sequence ATGCTTGATCCAAAAGGACGAAACCGGTCACCAGGAGGACTAACATCGGGCTACGTGACGAGCATCAGCCTTGACAGCGCAGACCTGACCGGCCTCGACGTCGACGCGATAGTGATCGGCGTCGTCCCCGCCGAGGCGGGTGCCGCACCGGCCGACGGCGCGCAAGCCCTCGACCGCGCGATGGACGACAGGCTCACCGACGCCCTGGGCGCGCTCGGCGCCACCGGCAAGGCCGGCGAGGTGACCAGGCTGCCGTCGCTCGGCGCCGTCCCCGCCAAGGTCATCGTGGCCGCCGGGCTGGGCGAGGACCCCTCCGCCGAAGATCTGCGCCGTGCCGCCGGCGCCGCCGTGCGCTCCCTCGCGGGCACCGCCCGGGTCGCCGTCGCGCTCCCCGCCGCCGGCGCCGAGGACGTCGAGGCCGTCGCGCTGGGCGCGCTGCTCGGCGCCTACTCCTTCGACACCTTCCGCACCGGCAACGGCCGCAAGGGCCCCGTCGAAGAGATCCGCCTGGTCGCGCCCGTGTCCGAGGAGGCCGCCCTCGGGCGCGCCCGCACCCTCGCCGCGTCGGTCACGCTCGTCCGCGACCTGGTGAACACTCCGCCGTCCCACCTGTCCCCCGAGGACTTCGCCGGCGAGGCCGAGCGGGTCGCCGCCGAGACCGGCCTCGCCATCGAGATACTGGACGAGAAGGCCCTCGTCGAGGGCGGGTACGGCGGCATCGCGGGCGTCGGGCAGGGGTCGGTGAACCCGCCGCGGCTCGTCCGGCTCGCCTACACCCACCCGGAGGCGTCCAAGACGCTCGCCCTCGTCGGCAAGGGCATCACGTTCGACTCCGGCGGCCTGTCCCTCAAGCCGAGCGAGGCGATGGACTGGATGAAGTCCGACATGGGCGGCGCGGCCGCGGTGCTCGGCGCGCTCGCCGCCATCGCCGAGCTGCGCCCCGCGGTCAACGTCGTCGGCTACCTCGCCCTCGCCGAGAACATGCCGAGCGGCACCGCGCAGCGCCCGTCCGACGTGCTGCGCATCTACGGCGGCACGACCGTGGAGGTCCTCAACACCGACGCCGAGGGCCGGCTCGTCCTGGCCGACGCCCTCGTCCGCGCGGGCGAGGACTCCCCCGACCTCATCGTGGACGTCGCCACCCTGACCGGCGCGCAGCTCGTCGCCCTCGGCACCCGGACCACCGGCGTCATGGCCAACGACGACGGCGTGCGCGAGAAGGTCGTCGCGGCGGCCGAGCGCGCGGGCGAGCCCTCCTGGGGCATGCCGCTGCCCCCGGAGCTGCGCAAGGGCCTCGACTCCGCGGTCGCCGACATCGCCAACATCAGCGGCGAGCGCTGGGGCGGCATGCTGGTCGCCGGGACGTTCCTCAAGGAGTTCGTGCCGGACGGCGTCAAGTGGGCGCACCTGGACATCGCGGGCCCCGCCTTCCACAAGGGCGAGCCGTACGGGTACACGCCGAAGGGCGGCACCGGCGCCGCGGCGCGCACACTGGTCCAGCTCGCCGAAGACGTCGCCGCGGGCGTCCTGTAG
- the sucB gene encoding 2-oxoglutarate dehydrogenase, E2 component, dihydrolipoamide succinyltransferase encodes MPVSVTMPQLGESVTEGTVTRWLKKEGERVETDEPLLEVSTDKVDTEIPSPASGILTSITVAEDETVEVGAELAVIGDEGEAPSGGGAPAAEEQEAEPPQEAPQQQEAPQQPQAQQAPPPAAWPPPAQQQPAAPPSPAPAPAPQPQAQQQQPAPAPAAQQPAQQKAEPGEGPYVTPLVRKLAAEHGVDLGTVKGTGVGGRIRKQDVLEAARAAQQQAAQQQAAPPAPAPAPAQAPAPAGRHAAPAPAGAPAEQMALRGRTEKMSRMRQTIARRMVESLQVSAQLTTVVEVDITKIARLREQAKADFQAREGVKLSFMPFFALATVEALKAHPKLNAVINGETNEVTYHEVENLSIAVDVPERGLMVPVVHNAGQLNLGGLAQRIADIAERTRTNKVSPDELAGGTFTLTNTGSRGALFDTPILNQPQVGMLGTGAVVKRPAVIDDPELGEVIAVRSMVYLALTYDHRLIDGADAARFLATVKHRLEEGNFEAELGL; translated from the coding sequence ATGCCGGTCTCCGTCACCATGCCCCAGCTCGGCGAGAGCGTCACCGAGGGCACCGTCACCCGCTGGCTCAAGAAGGAGGGCGAGCGCGTCGAGACCGACGAGCCGCTCCTGGAGGTGTCCACCGACAAGGTCGACACCGAGATCCCCTCCCCCGCCTCGGGCATCCTCACCAGCATCACCGTCGCCGAGGACGAGACCGTCGAGGTCGGCGCCGAACTGGCCGTCATCGGCGATGAGGGCGAGGCGCCGTCCGGCGGCGGCGCCCCGGCCGCCGAGGAGCAGGAGGCGGAGCCCCCGCAGGAGGCCCCGCAGCAGCAGGAGGCTCCGCAGCAGCCCCAGGCGCAGCAGGCCCCGCCGCCCGCCGCGTGGCCGCCGCCGGCGCAGCAGCAGCCCGCGGCCCCGCCGTCCCCGGCGCCCGCCCCGGCACCGCAGCCGCAGGCCCAGCAGCAGCAGCCCGCGCCGGCCCCGGCCGCCCAGCAGCCCGCCCAGCAGAAGGCGGAGCCGGGCGAGGGCCCGTACGTCACGCCGCTGGTGCGCAAGCTCGCGGCCGAGCACGGCGTGGACCTCGGCACGGTCAAGGGCACCGGCGTCGGCGGCCGCATCCGCAAGCAGGACGTCCTGGAGGCGGCCCGCGCCGCCCAGCAGCAGGCCGCCCAGCAGCAGGCCGCGCCCCCCGCCCCCGCACCTGCCCCGGCCCAGGCCCCGGCCCCCGCCGGACGGCACGCCGCCCCGGCGCCCGCCGGCGCCCCCGCCGAGCAGATGGCGCTGCGCGGCCGGACCGAGAAGATGTCGCGCATGCGGCAGACGATCGCCCGCCGCATGGTCGAGTCGCTGCAGGTGTCCGCGCAGCTCACCACCGTGGTCGAGGTGGACATCACCAAGATCGCGCGGCTGCGGGAGCAGGCCAAGGCCGACTTCCAGGCCCGCGAGGGCGTCAAGCTGTCGTTCATGCCGTTCTTCGCGCTGGCGACGGTCGAGGCCCTCAAGGCGCACCCGAAGCTGAACGCGGTCATCAACGGCGAGACCAACGAGGTCACCTACCACGAGGTGGAGAACCTCTCCATCGCGGTGGACGTGCCCGAGCGCGGCCTGATGGTCCCGGTCGTGCACAACGCGGGCCAGCTCAACCTGGGCGGCCTCGCGCAGCGGATCGCCGACATCGCCGAGCGCACCCGCACCAACAAGGTGAGCCCGGACGAGCTGGCCGGCGGCACGTTCACGCTGACCAACACCGGCAGCCGCGGCGCCCTGTTCGACACCCCGATCCTCAACCAGCCGCAGGTCGGCATGCTCGGCACCGGCGCCGTCGTCAAGCGCCCGGCCGTCATCGACGACCCGGAGCTGGGCGAGGTCATCGCGGTCCGGTCGATGGTCTACCTCGCGCTGACCTACGACCACCGCCTGATCGACGGCGCGGACGCGGCCCGCTTCCTCGCCACGGTCAAGCACCGCCTGGAGGAGGGCAACTTCGAGGCCGAGCTCGGCCTCTGA
- a CDS encoding aldo/keto reductase family protein, which yields MEFRNLGRSGLKISEIAYGNWLTHGSQVEEDAARACVRAALDEGVTTFDTADVYAGTRAEEVLGRALKGQRREGLEIFTKVYWPTGPGVNDRGLSRKHVFESIHGSLRRLGTDYVDLYQAHRFDHETPLEETLRAFDDLVRQGKVLYVGVSEWRAEEIERALKIADEMGFDRIVSSQPQYSMLWRVIEEEVVPLCEREGVGQIVWSPIAQGVLTGKYKPGQPLPEGSRATDDKGGADMIKRYLDDDLLTRVQNLRPVADDLGLSMAQLAIAWTLQNPNVSAAIVGASRPEQVADNVRAAGVKLEADVMKRIDEILGGAVIRDPAKTVSPRRRP from the coding sequence ATGGAGTTCCGAAACCTTGGCCGGAGCGGCCTGAAGATCAGCGAGATCGCGTACGGCAACTGGCTCACCCACGGCTCGCAGGTCGAGGAGGACGCGGCGCGCGCCTGCGTGCGGGCGGCCCTCGACGAGGGCGTGACCACCTTCGACACCGCCGACGTCTACGCCGGCACGCGCGCCGAGGAGGTCCTCGGGCGGGCGCTGAAGGGGCAGCGCCGCGAGGGGCTGGAGATCTTCACCAAGGTCTACTGGCCGACGGGTCCCGGGGTGAACGACCGGGGCCTGTCCCGCAAGCACGTCTTCGAGTCGATCCACGGCTCCCTGCGCCGCCTCGGGACCGACTACGTGGACCTGTACCAGGCCCACCGGTTCGACCACGAGACCCCGCTGGAGGAGACCCTCCGGGCCTTCGACGACCTCGTCCGGCAGGGCAAGGTCCTCTACGTCGGGGTGTCGGAGTGGCGGGCCGAGGAGATCGAGCGCGCCCTGAAGATCGCCGACGAGATGGGCTTCGACCGGATCGTCTCCAGCCAGCCGCAGTACTCGATGCTGTGGCGGGTCATCGAGGAGGAGGTCGTCCCGCTCTGCGAGCGCGAGGGCGTCGGCCAGATCGTCTGGTCGCCGATCGCGCAGGGCGTCCTGACCGGCAAGTACAAGCCGGGGCAGCCGCTGCCGGAGGGGTCGCGCGCCACCGACGACAAGGGCGGCGCCGACATGATCAAGCGCTACCTGGACGACGACCTGCTGACCCGCGTGCAGAACCTGCGGCCGGTCGCGGACGACCTCGGCCTGTCGATGGCGCAGCTCGCGATCGCCTGGACGCTGCAGAACCCGAACGTCTCGGCGGCGATCGTGGGCGCGTCCCGCCCCGAGCAGGTCGCCGACAACGTGCGGGCTGCCGGGGTGAAGCTGGAGGCCGACGTGATGAAGCGGATCGACGAGATCCTCGGCGGGGCCGTCATCCGCGACCCGGCCAAGACCGTCAGCCCGCGCAGGCGCCCCTGA
- the lpdA gene encoding dihydrolipoyl dehydrogenase, which produces MANNGPFDIVVLGAGSGGYACALRAAELGRSVALIERDEALGGTCLNRGCIPTKALLHAAEVADQSREAAKFGVKATFEGIDVAGVNAYKDKVVSTTVKGLTGLIKSRGIEVVHGTGRLAGPTTVEVDTAEGTRRIEAGHIVLGTGSAPKSLPGLDIDGERVISSDHALRLEHVPGSVVILGGGVIGVEFASVWRSFGAEVTIVEALPHLLPLEEETSSKRLERAFRKRGIKFELGTRFQTAKTTQGGVSVTLEDGKTIDAELLLVAVGRGPVSDGIGLAEAGVETERGFVKVDEYCRTSVPTISAVGDLVPTPQLAHVGFAEGILVAERLSGLAPPPIDYDGVPRITYSDPEVASVGITSAVARERGYEIKEVTYDLAGNPKSKILGTQGEVKVIAAVDGPVLGLHMVGARVGELIAEGQLIYNWEALPGEVAQLIHPHPTQSEAVGEAHLALAGKPLHVHG; this is translated from the coding sequence GTGGCAAACAACGGCCCCTTCGACATCGTCGTCCTGGGTGCCGGCAGCGGCGGATACGCGTGCGCGCTGCGCGCCGCCGAGCTCGGCAGGTCGGTCGCGCTCATCGAGCGGGACGAGGCGCTCGGCGGGACGTGCCTCAACCGCGGCTGCATCCCCACCAAGGCGCTGCTGCACGCGGCCGAGGTGGCGGACCAGTCGCGCGAGGCGGCGAAGTTCGGCGTGAAGGCCACCTTCGAGGGCATCGACGTCGCCGGGGTGAACGCCTACAAGGACAAGGTCGTCTCGACGACCGTCAAGGGCCTCACCGGGCTGATCAAGTCCCGGGGCATCGAGGTCGTGCACGGCACCGGGCGGCTGGCCGGCCCCACCACGGTCGAGGTCGACACCGCCGAGGGCACCCGCCGCATCGAGGCCGGGCACATCGTGCTCGGCACCGGGTCGGCGCCCAAGTCGCTGCCCGGCCTGGACATCGACGGCGAGCGCGTCATCTCCAGCGACCACGCGCTGCGGCTGGAGCACGTCCCCGGCTCGGTCGTCATCCTCGGAGGCGGCGTCATCGGCGTCGAGTTCGCCAGCGTGTGGCGCTCGTTCGGCGCCGAGGTCACGATCGTGGAGGCGCTGCCGCACCTGCTCCCGCTGGAGGAGGAGACCAGCTCCAAGCGGCTGGAGCGCGCCTTCCGCAAGCGCGGCATCAAGTTCGAGCTCGGCACCCGGTTCCAGACCGCCAAGACGACGCAGGGCGGCGTCTCCGTCACCCTGGAGGACGGCAAGACCATCGACGCGGAGCTGCTGCTCGTGGCGGTGGGCCGCGGACCGGTCTCCGACGGCATCGGCCTGGCCGAGGCCGGCGTCGAGACCGAGCGCGGGTTCGTCAAGGTCGACGAGTACTGCCGGACGAGCGTCCCCACGATCTCCGCGGTCGGCGACCTCGTCCCGACCCCCCAGCTGGCCCACGTGGGCTTCGCCGAGGGCATCCTCGTCGCCGAGCGGCTGAGCGGGCTCGCCCCGCCGCCGATCGACTACGACGGCGTCCCTCGCATCACCTACTCCGACCCCGAGGTGGCCTCGGTCGGCATCACGTCCGCCGTGGCCCGTGAGCGCGGGTACGAGATCAAGGAGGTCACCTACGACCTGGCCGGCAACCCCAAGAGCAAGATCCTGGGGACGCAGGGCGAGGTCAAGGTGATCGCGGCCGTGGACGGACCCGTCCTCGGCCTCCACATGGTCGGCGCACGCGTCGGCGAGCTCATCGCGGAGGGGCAGCTCATCTACAACTGGGAGGCCCTGCCCGGTGAGGTCGCCCAGCTGATCCACCCCCACCCGACCCAGTCCGAGGCGGTCGGCGAGGCGCATCTCGCCCTCGCCGGCAAACCACTGCACGTGCACGGCTGA
- the pspAA gene encoding PspA-associated protein PspAA, whose translation MIVRLMGEGQLDVAEEDLSSLNTLDAELESAIESGDESAFRTALHALLDNVRKVGRPLAADSLEPSELILPPADAHIDEVRSMLGDEGLIPD comes from the coding sequence GTGATCGTCCGCCTGATGGGCGAGGGCCAGCTGGACGTGGCCGAGGAGGACCTGTCCTCGCTCAACACCCTCGACGCCGAGCTGGAGTCGGCGATCGAGTCGGGCGACGAGTCCGCGTTCCGCACCGCGCTGCACGCCCTGCTGGACAACGTCCGCAAGGTGGGCAGGCCGCTGGCGGCGGACAGCCTGGAGCCGTCCGAGCTGATCCTGCCCCCGGCGGACGCGCACATCGACGAGGTGCGCTCCATGCTGGGGGACGAGGGCCTCATCCCGGACTGA
- a CDS encoding adenosylcobinamide-GDP ribazoletransferase — translation MTAGLRLAVTLLTVVPLGTGRVDRDAARSAMLLAPAAGLIPGGAAALVLLAGGPLGLSGLLAAALAVAAAAAVTRALHLDGLADLADGLGSGRPAAEALAIMKRSDIGPFGVVTLLLTLLIQVAALASAPHPALAALVASVTGRLALAWACRTGVPSARPGGLGALVAGTVPTRAALAATAAVLAAVTAAGLAVGGFGGALHGAAAVAAGLAAALLTLRRAVRRLGGVTGDVFGALVEVAATAALIAFAALP, via the coding sequence GTGACCGCCGGCCTGCGGCTGGCGGTCACGCTGCTCACAGTCGTTCCGCTGGGCACGGGCCGGGTCGACCGGGACGCCGCGCGCTCGGCGATGCTGCTCGCCCCCGCCGCCGGCCTGATCCCGGGCGGGGCCGCCGCGCTGGTCCTGCTGGCGGGCGGTCCGCTCGGCCTGTCCGGCCTCCTCGCGGCGGCGCTCGCGGTCGCCGCCGCGGCGGCGGTCACCCGCGCCCTGCATCTGGACGGTCTCGCCGACCTCGCCGACGGCCTTGGCAGCGGGCGTCCCGCCGCCGAGGCACTGGCGATCATGAAGCGGTCCGACATCGGCCCGTTCGGCGTCGTCACCCTCCTGCTGACGCTGCTGATCCAGGTGGCCGCCCTGGCGTCGGCCCCGCATCCCGCCCTTGCCGCGCTCGTCGCGTCGGTCACCGGCCGGCTGGCGCTCGCGTGGGCCTGCCGCACGGGCGTGCCGTCCGCGCGTCCCGGCGGCCTCGGGGCCCTGGTCGCGGGCACCGTGCCGACACGCGCCGCGCTCGCCGCCACGGCCGCCGTCCTGGCGGCCGTGACGGCCGCGGGCCTGGCCGTCGGTGGTTTTGGCGGCGCCCTGCACGGTGCGGCGGCGGTGGCCGCCGGGCTGGCCGCCGCCCTGCTGACGCTCCGCCGAGCCGTGCGCCGCCTCGGCGGAGTGACCGGCGACGTGTTCGGCGCCCTCGTCGAGGTCGCCGCGACGGCCGCCCTGATCGCGTTCGCGGCGCTGCCCTGA